DNA sequence from the Methanococcus maripaludis genome:
AAGAACATTTAGTTCTCCATAAATTAAGAAAAACAGATGTTTTTATTAAAGAACTGGATTTTATTGCTCTTGAAGGTGAAACTATTGTTGGAAATATTATTTATTCGATTGCAGATGTAATTAATAAAAATGATGAAAAATTTAAAATATTATGCATGGGACCTATTTCTGTGCTTCCTAATTATCAGGGTAAGGGGATTGGAACTCTCTTAATGAACCATTCCATCAAAGTTGCTAGAAAATTAAGATATCCTGGAATAATAATTTTTGGAAATCCCAATTATTACCATCGATTTGGTTTTAAAAATGCTAAAAATTACGACATCCAAACTTCAGAAGGCGAAAATTTCGAAGAATTTATGGCACTTGAATTAAATGAAGGTTCTCTTTATAATATTTCAGGCAAATTCTATGTAAATCCAGTTTTCATAGTTACTGAGGAAGAATTGAAAATTTTTGAAAAAGAGTTTCCATATAAAGAGAAACATGTTAAAGATTCTCAATTAAAATAAGACTTTTATTCAAGGCGTAATTAATTTAGATATTTTAATATAGTAATAATAATTAATATTTTTAAAAGCATTAATAAATTAAATAATATAAAAAAAGAAAATTAATTAGATTCTATTGTAATAGCAACTTTTAAAGCGTTTTCAACGTTTTTACCGCTAATTTTTTCATCAACTGACGCTAAATCATTTAACTTTTCAGTTATAGATTCAGAAATCAATTGTACTAATTCAGCAGGTGCTATTGCAGAATAAAGGTACGGTTTTTTACCGAGGCCTTCTCTATCCATTTTCTTTCGAATAACGTACTCTTCATTGTACATTTCAAATATTGATTCTCGAATAGTTGACGGGTATACTCCAGTTCCTTTCGCTATTTCTTCCACAGTGCTTTGTGGATTCATTCTTAAAAATATGTATATTTTTGCCCTAACTTCACTTGATAAAAGGGAAGATACATTGGCAATTAATGTTTTTTCGACACTCAGAATAGTTTTACTCATATTGACACCAAAATATTTTCGTTGGATTTATGTTCTTTGGATTTGGGTAAATAGTTATATATAAATAATGGCCTCAAAAGTATATTACTTTTCAAGATATATAAAGGGGTATTCGATTTTTTATTGTTGACCCCTAACAAAAAAGTTATTTGGCGTTAATAAAGTATTTATTTTTCAATCATGACCGAAGTCGATTTTACTAATGCAGTTACCGTATCTCCAACTTTTAAGCCAAGT
Encoded proteins:
- a CDS encoding GNAT family N-acetyltransferase; the protein is MDITIRLEDKSDFKTVENITREAFWDVYRPGCEEHLVLHKLRKTDVFIKELDFIALEGETIVGNIIYSIADVINKNDEKFKILCMGPISVLPNYQGKGIGTLLMNHSIKVARKLRYPGIIIFGNPNYYHRFGFKNAKNYDIQTSEGENFEEFMALELNEGSLYNISGKFYVNPVFIVTEEELKIFEKEFPYKEKHVKDSQLK
- a CDS encoding winged helix-turn-helix domain-containing protein: MSKTILSVEKTLIANVSSLLSSEVRAKIYIFLRMNPQSTVEEIAKGTGVYPSTIRESIFEMYNEEYVIRKKMDREGLGKKPYLYSAIAPAELVQLISESITEKLNDLASVDEKISGKNVENALKVAITIESN